One segment of Neisseria mucosa DNA contains the following:
- the gatC gene encoding Asp-tRNA(Asn)/Glu-tRNA(Gln) amidotransferase subunit GatC, producing MALSLNDVEKIAKLSRLTLTDEEKNKTLAELNDIFAMVENMQSVNTDGIEPMAHPHEAALRLREDKVTETDHAAEYQAVAPEVRNRLYIVPQVIEE from the coding sequence ATGGCTTTAAGCTTAAATGATGTGGAAAAAATCGCAAAACTCTCGCGCCTCACTTTAACGGACGAAGAAAAAAACAAAACGCTTGCCGAGTTGAACGACATTTTCGCCATGGTTGAAAACATGCAAAGCGTCAATACCGACGGCATCGAACCCATGGCGCATCCGCACGAAGCCGCTTTGCGCCTGCGCGAAGATAAAGTAACTGAAACCGATCATGCTGCGGAATATCAAGCTGTTGCCCCCGAAGTGCGCAACCGCCTGTATATCGTTCCTCAAGTAATTGAAGAATAA
- a CDS encoding rod shape-determining protein: MFRLLSRFLSNDIAIDLGTANTLIFVRGKGIVLDEPSMVAIQSGAGNKSKIMAVGTEAKKMQGRAPRNIEIVRPMKDGVIADFVITERMLGMLIKKATEGRSLVPPRVVICVPGGSTQVERKAILDSAFAAGAASVHLIEEPMAAALGAGLPIEDAAGSMIVDIGGGTTEIGILSLGGMAYSASVRAAGDEFDKSIIHYLRRHRGVLIGEATAEELKKQIGSASGFETETAMRIKGRDLAEGTPKSLAVTSNEIREALSETVNQIIRAVRLALEQAPPELAGDIADRGIMLTGGGALLHGIDTVLADATGLPVGIADQPLNCVAYGAGKALDYIGKWDTVFTENP; this comes from the coding sequence ATGTTTCGTCTTTTATCTCGTTTCCTCTCTAATGATATTGCCATCGACTTGGGCACGGCCAACACGCTGATTTTTGTACGCGGCAAAGGGATTGTTTTGGATGAGCCGTCCATGGTTGCGATTCAATCCGGCGCAGGCAATAAAAGTAAAATCATGGCCGTGGGTACGGAAGCTAAAAAAATGCAGGGCCGTGCGCCGCGCAATATTGAAATCGTCCGTCCGATGAAAGACGGCGTGATTGCCGATTTTGTGATTACCGAGCGTATGCTGGGTATGTTGATTAAAAAAGCCACCGAAGGACGGTCTTTGGTTCCGCCCCGTGTGGTTATCTGTGTTCCGGGCGGCTCTACCCAAGTGGAACGTAAAGCGATTTTGGATTCTGCATTTGCCGCCGGCGCGGCAAGCGTGCATTTGATTGAAGAACCGATGGCCGCCGCTTTGGGCGCAGGTTTGCCGATTGAAGATGCGGCAGGTTCGATGATTGTCGATATTGGCGGCGGTACGACTGAAATCGGTATCCTTTCACTGGGCGGTATGGCCTATTCTGCTTCTGTCCGCGCAGCCGGCGACGAGTTCGACAAAAGCATCATCCATTACCTGCGCCGCCATCGCGGCGTCTTGATCGGCGAAGCGACGGCAGAGGAATTGAAGAAACAAATCGGCTCGGCCTCTGGTTTTGAAACCGAAACAGCCATGCGCATTAAAGGCCGCGACCTGGCCGAAGGTACGCCTAAATCCTTGGCGGTTACGTCGAATGAAATCCGTGAAGCATTGAGTGAAACGGTAAATCAAATCATTCGCGCCGTCCGTCTGGCTTTGGAACAAGCTCCGCCCGAACTGGCCGGCGACATCGCCGACCGCGGCATTATGCTGACCGGCGGCGGTGCGCTTCTGCACGGTATCGATACCGTCTTGGCCGATGCAACCGGCCTGCCCGTCGGCATCGCCGACCAGCCTCTGAACTGCGTCGCCTATGGTGCCGGTAAGGCTTTGGACTATATCGGCAAATGGGATACCGTGTTTACGGAAAACCCATAA
- the mreD gene encoding rod shape-determining protein MreD: protein MNDFDDSYRAVPLHIMAASLIVMMILDFMPFSFDGFFWLPEMTALMLLYWTLHQPQRAGMGLAFAIGLIVDAATAATLGLHALSYVVMTYFILNRRRQIMLYGHIMQLAAVLAALLLNQAVLTAARLFLNHQVITLQGFVAPFVGALLWPILSQLMLIVTRIYRAH from the coding sequence ATGAACGATTTTGACGATTCTTACCGTGCAGTACCGCTGCACATCATGGCGGCCAGTCTCATCGTGATGATGATACTGGACTTTATGCCGTTTTCCTTTGACGGATTCTTCTGGCTGCCTGAAATGACGGCACTGATGTTGCTGTATTGGACATTGCATCAACCGCAACGCGCAGGCATGGGACTAGCTTTTGCCATCGGTCTGATTGTCGATGCCGCAACCGCCGCGACTTTGGGTTTGCACGCCCTGTCTTACGTCGTGATGACTTATTTCATCTTAAACCGACGCCGCCAAATCATGCTGTACGGCCACATTATGCAATTGGCCGCTGTCTTGGCTGCGTTGTTGCTCAATCAGGCCGTTTTAACTGCTGCCCGTCTGTTCCTCAATCATCAGGTCATCACTTTGCAAGGCTTTGTTGCCCCATTTGTCGGCGCATTGCTTTGGCCGATACTCAGCCAGCTGATGCTGATTGTGACCCGTATTTACCGCGCGCACTGA
- the gatA gene encoding Asp-tRNA(Asn)/Glu-tRNA(Gln) amidotransferase subunit GatA: protein MTAYTLKQASSLLQSKQISAVELATEYLAAIAAKNPAINGYVTIDQDKTLAEAKAADARIAAGNATALTGVPVAYKDIFCQTGWRSACSSKMLDNFVSPYTATVVQNLLDAGMVTLGRTNMDEFAMGSTNETSFYGATKNPWNLEHVPGGSSGGSAAVIAARLAPAALGSDTGGSIRQPASHCGITGIKPTYGTVSRFGMVAYASSFDQAGPMAQTAEDCAILLNAMASFDERDSTSLERDKEDYTRDLDKPLKGLKIGLPKEYFGEGADADVQTALQNVIDLLKAQGAETVEVSLPQTSLSIPAYYVLASAEASTNLSRFDGVRYGHRAAQFGDLEEMYSNTRAKGFGSEVKRRIMIGTYVLSHGYYDAYYLKAQKLRRLVANDFQTAFGQCDFILAPTAPTAAPKLGSDIHDPVQMYLSDIYTIAVNLAGLPALTLPAGFSANGLPIGVQFIGNYFSEAKILGAAHQVQLNSDWHTKAPE from the coding sequence ATGACCGCTTACACGCTCAAACAAGCCAGCAGCCTGCTGCAATCCAAACAAATTTCCGCAGTCGAATTGGCGACCGAATATTTGGCCGCTATTGCTGCGAAAAACCCCGCCATCAACGGCTACGTTACCATCGATCAAGATAAGACCCTTGCTGAAGCCAAAGCAGCCGATGCGCGTATCGCGGCCGGTAATGCGACCGCTTTGACCGGTGTGCCGGTTGCTTACAAAGATATTTTCTGCCAAACAGGTTGGCGCAGTGCATGCAGTTCCAAAATGTTGGATAACTTTGTGTCTCCTTATACTGCCACTGTGGTGCAAAACCTGTTGGATGCCGGCATGGTTACTCTCGGCCGTACCAATATGGACGAATTTGCCATGGGCTCAACCAATGAGACTTCGTTCTACGGTGCAACCAAAAACCCATGGAATCTTGAACATGTTCCCGGCGGTTCGTCGGGCGGTTCGGCTGCCGTGATTGCGGCGCGTTTGGCACCGGCTGCATTGGGTTCGGATACCGGCGGTTCCATCCGTCAGCCTGCATCGCATTGCGGTATTACCGGTATTAAGCCGACATACGGTACGGTTTCACGCTTCGGTATGGTTGCCTATGCTTCCAGCTTCGACCAAGCCGGCCCTATGGCGCAAACGGCCGAAGACTGTGCGATTTTGTTGAACGCCATGGCCAGCTTTGACGAGCGTGATTCCACCAGTTTGGAACGCGACAAAGAAGATTACACCCGTGATTTGGACAAGCCGCTCAAAGGGTTGAAAATCGGTTTGCCTAAAGAATATTTCGGCGAAGGCGCGGATGCCGATGTTCAGACGGCCTTGCAAAACGTGATTGATTTGCTTAAAGCCCAAGGCGCTGAGACTGTTGAAGTTTCGTTGCCGCAAACTTCATTGTCGATTCCCGCTTATTATGTTCTCGCTTCCGCTGAAGCAAGTACCAACTTGTCCCGTTTTGACGGCGTACGTTATGGCCATCGTGCAGCACAATTCGGCGATTTGGAAGAAATGTACAGCAACACCCGTGCCAAAGGTTTCGGCAGCGAGGTCAAACGCCGTATCATGATCGGTACTTATGTATTGAGCCATGGTTACTACGATGCTTATTATCTGAAAGCGCAAAAATTGCGCCGTCTGGTTGCCAATGATTTTCAGACGGCCTTTGGTCAATGTGATTTCATTTTGGCACCGACCGCACCGACTGCCGCGCCGAAACTTGGCAGCGACATCCACGACCCTGTGCAAATGTACTTGTCCGATATTTACACCATCGCCGTGAACCTTGCCGGTTTGCCTGCGCTGACCCTGCCTGCCGGTTTCAGCGCAAACGGTCTGCCGATTGGTGTGCAATTTATCGGTAACTATTTCTCTGAAGCCAAAATTCTGGGCGCCGCACATCAAGTTCAACTGAACAGCGATTGGCATACTAAAGCACCGGAATAA
- the mrdA gene encoding penicillin-binding protein 2: MKPILPRRLSGGQHTKKPSAQAAQADALLRLLVAFILIVIFFSILLTRFFYLQVTQHNEFSGQASSNRITLIPTPPVRGEIVDINGVPLAKNYPVFSLEVIPSRIEGKMEDVIEALRKYVDITPTDLKRFKKYRESYRKFENIPLKLRLTDEEAARLSVHLREFKGVEVNSRTFREYPYGKLTSHFLGYIGRISDKDKEMLEEEGLTALYRGSTHIGKSGLEKYYEHQLHGIPGYQEVEKDAYGNIVRVLKNVPSKMGQTLRLGMDIRMQQEADRILGDRRGALVAINPQDGTVLAFVSKPSFDPNLFIDGIDSDTWKMLNDDWKKPLINRVTQGLYPPGSTFKPFMGMALLESGKITQNTIVPAPGAWSIPGSRHIFRDSVRSGHGSANLSKAIQVSSDTFFYRLGYEMGIDKASPYLAQFGFGQKTGIDLPSEYTGVLPSREWKAKRFAKSSDPTAKEWRAGEMVSVSIGQGYNAYTPLQMAHATASLANNGVVHQPHLVKEILDFGARKITRINPNPERQIPFKADNFEYVKRAMEKVLKPGGTAHRIGGGLAYTMGGKTGTAQVVQIKQGGRYNAAALREQHRDHAWFISFAPLEKPEIAIAVILENGGWGAYAAPLAREMTDFYMLHVKPQQFSDGLETDSAKTEKTDKHQPITSIFQSAYGLTPTSPAPQPEVHHE, translated from the coding sequence ATGAAACCGATTCTTCCACGCCGTCTTTCCGGTGGTCAACATACCAAAAAACCTTCCGCTCAGGCAGCACAAGCCGACGCCCTATTGCGCCTGCTCGTTGCTTTTATCCTGATTGTCATCTTCTTTTCCATCTTGCTGACGCGGTTCTTTTACTTACAAGTAACCCAACACAATGAGTTTTCCGGTCAGGCATCGAGCAACCGCATCACCCTGATTCCAACGCCGCCCGTACGCGGCGAAATCGTCGATATCAACGGCGTTCCTTTGGCCAAAAACTATCCTGTCTTTTCGCTTGAAGTTATTCCCAGCCGCATCGAAGGCAAGATGGAAGATGTCATTGAAGCATTGAGAAAATACGTCGATATTACGCCGACAGATTTAAAACGCTTCAAAAAATACCGCGAAAGCTATAGAAAATTTGAAAATATCCCACTCAAACTCAGACTGACCGATGAAGAGGCTGCGCGTTTGTCCGTGCATCTGCGCGAATTCAAAGGCGTAGAGGTCAACTCACGCACATTCCGCGAATATCCTTACGGTAAGCTGACCTCCCATTTCTTAGGCTATATCGGCCGTATAAGCGATAAAGACAAAGAAATGCTGGAAGAAGAAGGCCTGACCGCCCTCTATCGCGGCAGTACGCATATCGGCAAATCCGGCTTGGAAAAATATTACGAACACCAGCTTCATGGCATTCCAGGCTATCAAGAAGTCGAAAAAGACGCTTATGGCAACATCGTCCGTGTATTGAAAAATGTCCCGTCCAAAATGGGGCAAACCTTACGCCTAGGGATGGATATCCGTATGCAGCAGGAAGCCGACCGAATCTTGGGCGACCGCCGTGGCGCATTGGTGGCTATCAATCCGCAAGACGGTACTGTTTTGGCATTTGTTTCCAAACCTTCCTTCGATCCCAACCTCTTTATTGATGGCATCGACAGCGACACTTGGAAAATGCTGAATGACGATTGGAAAAAGCCTTTGATCAACCGCGTTACCCAAGGCCTTTATCCTCCAGGTTCTACATTCAAACCCTTTATGGGCATGGCCTTGTTGGAAAGCGGCAAAATCACTCAAAACACCATCGTCCCCGCTCCCGGCGCATGGAGCATACCCGGCAGCCGCCATATCTTCCGCGACTCCGTCCGCAGCGGTCACGGCTCGGCCAACTTGAGCAAAGCCATTCAAGTATCCTCAGATACCTTCTTCTACCGTTTGGGTTACGAAATGGGTATCGATAAAGCCTCTCCGTATCTGGCGCAATTCGGTTTCGGCCAAAAAACCGGTATTGACCTGCCTAGCGAATACACAGGCGTTTTGCCCAGCCGCGAATGGAAAGCCAAACGCTTTGCCAAATCTTCCGACCCGACTGCCAAAGAATGGCGCGCCGGCGAGATGGTTTCCGTCAGTATCGGCCAAGGCTACAATGCCTACACGCCTTTGCAAATGGCACATGCGACAGCATCTCTGGCCAACAACGGTGTTGTCCATCAGCCGCATTTGGTCAAAGAAATATTGGATTTCGGTGCGCGTAAAATTACCCGCATCAATCCTAATCCCGAACGTCAAATTCCGTTTAAAGCCGACAACTTCGAATACGTCAAACGCGCCATGGAGAAGGTATTAAAACCGGGCGGTACGGCACACCGTATCGGCGGCGGACTTGCTTACACAATGGGCGGAAAAACCGGTACGGCCCAGGTCGTACAAATCAAACAGGGTGGCCGCTACAATGCCGCAGCCCTACGCGAACAACACCGCGACCACGCATGGTTTATCTCGTTTGCGCCATTGGAAAAACCTGAAATCGCCATTGCCGTTATTTTGGAAAACGGCGGCTGGGGTGCGTATGCCGCGCCATTGGCCCGTGAAATGACTGATTTTTATATGCTTCACGTCAAGCCGCAACAGTTTTCAGACGGCCTCGAAACAGATTCGGCCAAAACTGAAAAAACTGATAAACATCAGCCTATCACCAGCATTTTCCAATCCGCCTACGGACTGACCCCGACAAGCCCTGCCCCACAGCCGGAGGTTCATCATGAATAA
- a CDS encoding trimeric intracellular cation channel family protein — MTATDFIQIIGTAAFAISGYLVGYNKRLDVLGVVITALLTAVGGGMIRDGLVGRIPQVFLQTDALIVVFATLAIAWLVRVQRYRSTYLAAAFIIADAVGLAAFSITGAQIGMALQLNLFGVISLAFVTAVGGGIARDILVNDVPMILRTDLYGSVAILIGGLIYLFGRLGWINIFTLNLLFAGGLLFRLTAYRFHWQLPGFQRRRK, encoded by the coding sequence ATGACAGCCACCGACTTCATCCAAATCATTGGGACAGCCGCATTTGCTATTTCCGGCTATTTGGTCGGCTACAACAAGCGATTGGATGTACTCGGTGTCGTCATTACCGCGTTACTGACGGCTGTCGGCGGCGGCATGATACGCGACGGCTTGGTCGGCCGGATTCCGCAGGTGTTTTTGCAAACCGATGCGCTGATTGTTGTGTTTGCCACACTGGCCATTGCATGGTTGGTAAGGGTGCAACGCTATCGCAGCACCTACTTGGCCGCTGCCTTTATTATTGCCGATGCCGTCGGTCTGGCTGCGTTCAGTATTACCGGCGCACAAATCGGTATGGCTTTGCAGCTTAATCTGTTCGGCGTTATTTCTTTGGCTTTTGTGACTGCCGTTGGCGGCGGTATTGCACGCGATATTTTGGTCAATGACGTGCCGATGATTTTGCGTACCGACCTTTACGGCAGCGTGGCCATTTTGATTGGCGGGCTGATTTATCTGTTCGGGCGTTTGGGCTGGATTAATATTTTTACGTTAAACCTGCTCTTTGCCGGCGGATTGTTGTTTCGCCTGACTGCATACCGTTTCCATTGGCAACTGCCCGGTTTCCAACGCCGCAGGAAATAA
- the gatB gene encoding Asp-tRNA(Asn)/Glu-tRNA(Gln) amidotransferase subunit GatB, with product MTWETVIGLEIHVQLNTQSKIFSGASTAFGAEPNAHASVVECALPGVLPVMNREVVEKAIKLGLALDAKINQKNVFDRKNYFYPDLPKGYQISQLDLPIVEHGKLEIVVGDEVKTINVTRAHMEEDAGKSVHEGLNGATGIDLNRAGTPLLEVVSEPEMRSAAEAVAYAKALHGLVTWLDICDGNMAEGSFRVDANVSVRPKGQAEFGTRREIKNLNSFRFLEQAINYEVEAQIEILEDGGKVQQATMLFDPEKGETRVMRLKEDAHDYRYFPDPDLLPVIISDGQLQKAKEQMPELPHEMAARFVADYGVSDYDARLLTASRAQAAYFEEAAKACGQGKLTANWMNSELAATLNKEGLELAESPITASRLAELVAKVADGTLSSKLAKKAFEAMWAEPEAGIAEIIEKHGLQQITDTGAIEAMVDEVLANNAKAIEQFRSGNEKALNAIVGQVMKASKGKANPAQVQELIKAKLA from the coding sequence ATGACTTGGGAAACCGTAATCGGACTGGAAATCCACGTCCAACTCAACACCCAATCCAAAATCTTCAGCGGCGCATCCACTGCATTCGGTGCCGAACCTAATGCCCATGCCAGCGTGGTTGAGTGTGCGTTGCCGGGCGTATTGCCGGTAATGAACCGCGAAGTCGTCGAAAAAGCCATCAAACTCGGTTTGGCTTTGGATGCGAAAATCAATCAGAAAAACGTGTTCGACCGTAAAAACTATTTTTATCCTGATTTGCCAAAAGGCTATCAAATCAGCCAGTTGGATTTGCCGATTGTTGAGCATGGCAAATTGGAAATCGTAGTGGGCGACGAGGTTAAAACCATCAATGTTACCCGTGCGCACATGGAAGAAGATGCGGGTAAATCCGTACATGAAGGTTTGAACGGTGCAACCGGTATCGACTTGAACCGTGCCGGTACGCCTTTGTTAGAAGTTGTCTCCGAGCCTGAAATGCGCTCTGCTGCCGAAGCCGTGGCATATGCTAAAGCGTTGCACGGTTTGGTAACTTGGCTGGATATTTGCGACGGCAATATGGCGGAAGGCTCGTTCCGCGTCGATGCCAACGTTTCTGTACGTCCAAAAGGCCAGGCCGAATTCGGTACGCGCCGTGAAATCAAAAACCTCAATTCTTTCCGCTTCTTGGAACAAGCCATCAATTATGAAGTGGAAGCACAAATCGAAATTTTGGAAGACGGCGGTAAAGTACAGCAGGCAACCATGCTGTTTGACCCTGAAAAAGGCGAAACCCGTGTGATGCGTTTGAAAGAAGATGCGCACGATTACCGCTATTTCCCGGATCCGGATTTGCTGCCGGTCATTATTTCAGACGGCCAATTGCAAAAGGCCAAAGAGCAAATGCCTGAGTTGCCGCATGAAATGGCGGCGCGTTTTGTTGCCGATTACGGCGTGTCCGACTATGATGCGCGCCTGTTGACTGCGAGCCGTGCTCAAGCTGCCTATTTTGAAGAAGCTGCCAAAGCCTGCGGCCAAGGTAAATTAACGGCGAACTGGATGAACAGCGAGCTTGCCGCCACCTTGAACAAAGAAGGTTTGGAATTGGCTGAAAGCCCGATTACGGCTTCACGTCTTGCCGAGTTGGTTGCCAAAGTTGCGGATGGAACATTGAGCAGCAAACTGGCGAAAAAAGCTTTTGAAGCGATGTGGGCTGAGCCTGAAGCAGGTATTGCCGAAATCATCGAAAAACATGGTTTGCAACAGATTACTGACACTGGCGCAATTGAAGCGATGGTGGATGAAGTGTTGGCAAACAATGCGAAAGCCATTGAGCAATTCCGTTCCGGTAATGAAAAAGCCTTAAATGCGATTGTCGGACAGGTGATGAAAGCAAGTAAAGGCAAGGCCAATCCGGCTCAGGTTCAAGAGTTGATTAAAGCCAAATTGGCTTGA
- the rodA gene encoding rod shape-determining protein RodA gives MNNTSAWKTFKSTIAAPIDPWLFFAMLAIYIMSLFLLYSADGQEFGQLENKTIHTVLGFALLWIIAVFKPQTAAKVALPVYIVGVLLLIGVEVAGVTVNGSTRWLSLGFTRIQPSEIMKIGIPMTVAWYFQRYEGRLKWIHYIVALVLILVPVALILKQPDLGTAALIMASGIFVIFFAGLPWKAIFAAIIAFVAALPLLWNYGMHDYQKTRVLTLLNPTKDPLGAGYHIIQSMIAIGSGGVWGKGWLNGTQTHLDYIPESTTDFIFAVFGEEFGLIGNILLLLVYLIILARGLWIAAQAQSLYSRTLAGALTMTFFCYAFVNMGMVSGILPVVGVPLPLVSYGGTATLSIMVVLALLMGIANEHKNLRRRNMDNDDLTESKE, from the coding sequence ATGAATAACACATCAGCGTGGAAAACGTTCAAATCCACCATCGCAGCCCCGATTGACCCGTGGCTGTTTTTTGCCATGCTCGCCATCTACATCATGAGCCTGTTTTTGCTCTATTCTGCAGACGGGCAAGAGTTCGGCCAATTGGAAAACAAAACCATCCATACCGTTTTGGGCTTTGCCCTGTTATGGATTATCGCCGTATTCAAGCCGCAAACGGCCGCCAAAGTTGCCCTGCCTGTTTATATCGTCGGCGTATTACTGCTGATTGGCGTCGAAGTTGCCGGCGTTACCGTCAACGGTTCGACCCGTTGGCTGAGCCTAGGTTTTACCCGTATCCAACCTTCCGAAATCATGAAAATCGGTATTCCCATGACTGTCGCGTGGTATTTCCAACGCTATGAAGGCCGTCTGAAATGGATACATTATATTGTCGCCCTCGTGCTGATTCTTGTTCCTGTTGCCCTGATTTTGAAACAGCCCGACCTCGGTACAGCCGCGCTGATTATGGCTTCGGGCATTTTTGTCATCTTTTTTGCCGGATTGCCCTGGAAAGCCATTTTTGCCGCTATTATTGCCTTTGTGGCCGCCCTGCCGCTCTTGTGGAACTACGGCATGCATGACTACCAGAAAACCCGCGTCCTTACCTTGCTCAACCCAACCAAAGACCCGTTAGGCGCGGGCTACCACATCATCCAATCCATGATTGCCATTGGCTCGGGCGGCGTATGGGGTAAGGGCTGGCTCAACGGCACGCAAACCCATTTGGACTATATTCCCGAATCAACGACTGACTTTATTTTCGCAGTATTCGGCGAAGAGTTCGGCCTGATCGGCAATATCCTTTTGCTGCTGGTTTACCTTATCATTTTGGCACGCGGATTGTGGATTGCCGCACAAGCGCAATCCCTTTACAGCCGTACTTTGGCAGGCGCATTGACCATGACCTTCTTCTGCTACGCCTTTGTAAACATGGGCATGGTCAGCGGTATTTTGCCCGTTGTCGGCGTCCCCCTTCCCCTGGTCAGCTACGGCGGTACGGCTACGCTTTCCATCATGGTGGTGCTGGCCCTGTTGATGGGTATCGCCAACGAACATAAAAACCTCCGCCGTCGCAATATGGACAACGACGATCTGACTGAAAGCAAGGAATAA
- the mreC gene encoding rod shape-determining protein MreC, whose amino-acid sequence MERSSLRFDEAKGPKLLPRFVVYIALAAGLMVADYRFSLMQPVRAAVMPMLYPAQWLANQPVQLYQYFADLSQSKSELLEQNRQLLEENGRLKIDLQRDKVNTDELRELKKLYGLQQKGIHNVIGAEVISNGKDPLSERLIIGKGSQDGLKVGDAVIDQSGLIGLLTQVHTQSAEIELISSGQSIVPVAVSRTGERNLAYGNGSSLDLRYFPTGSDLKPGDVLLTSGLDGTYPAGIPVATVSKVVRASGTPYYDTQLTPLAALRSSRFVLVLSSAPSSPR is encoded by the coding sequence ATGGAACGCTCTTCTTTGCGCTTTGACGAGGCAAAAGGCCCTAAGCTGTTGCCTCGTTTTGTCGTTTATATCGCCCTGGCGGCCGGCCTGATGGTGGCAGATTATCGCTTTTCATTGATGCAGCCTGTGCGCGCGGCAGTAATGCCCATGCTCTATCCTGCTCAATGGCTGGCCAATCAACCTGTTCAACTTTATCAATATTTTGCCGACCTCTCCCAGTCCAAATCCGAGCTTTTGGAACAAAACCGCCAGCTTTTGGAAGAAAATGGCCGTCTGAAAATCGATTTGCAGCGGGATAAAGTCAATACCGATGAATTGCGCGAATTGAAAAAACTGTACGGTTTGCAACAAAAAGGCATCCACAATGTTATCGGCGCGGAAGTCATTTCCAATGGCAAAGATCCGCTTTCCGAAAGACTGATTATCGGCAAAGGCAGTCAAGACGGCTTGAAAGTTGGCGATGCGGTCATCGATCAAAGCGGTTTGATCGGCCTGTTGACACAAGTCCATACACAAAGCGCGGAAATTGAGCTGATCTCAAGCGGACAAAGCATTGTCCCCGTCGCCGTCAGCCGCACCGGTGAACGCAATTTGGCATACGGTAATGGCAGCAGTTTGGATTTACGCTATTTCCCAACCGGCTCAGACTTGAAACCCGGCGATGTCCTGCTGACTTCCGGTTTGGACGGTACTTATCCCGCGGGGATTCCCGTTGCAACCGTCAGCAAGGTTGTCCGCGCATCGGGAACGCCTTATTACGATACGCAACTGACGCCTTTGGCCGCTTTACGCAGCAGCCGTTTTGTCTTGGTACTTTCTTCCGCCCCTTCTTCCCCACGCTGA
- a CDS encoding 2Fe-2S iron-sulfur cluster-binding protein produces MTHTITLPDQTTFTANEDETVLAAATRQNLNLPHSCKSGACGQCKAELISGEFEMGKHIDKAISEEEKAQGKVLLCCTTAKSDLKINVPGFNQNALPVRTLPARIENIEIKHDVALLKLALPKAPPFAFYAGQYIDLLLPGNISRSYSIANSPDQEGILELHIRKRENGVCSEMIFGAEPKIKEKGIVRVKGPLGAFTLQQDSNKPMILLATGTGYAPIRSILLDLIRQNSERQVHFYWGARQQADLYALEEVEALIGRLKNAKFSPVLSKPDSEWKGENGYVQDVAAQNYPDLGQYEVYACGSPEMTESAHGLLTQKCALPEDAFFYDAFSPA; encoded by the coding sequence ATGACACATACCATTACCTTACCAGATCAAACTACATTTACGGCGAATGAGGACGAAACTGTTCTTGCTGCCGCAACCCGTCAGAATTTAAATTTGCCTCATTCTTGCAAAAGCGGTGCCTGCGGGCAGTGTAAGGCCGAGTTGATTAGTGGCGAATTTGAAATGGGCAAGCATATTGATAAAGCCATCAGTGAAGAAGAAAAAGCGCAGGGCAAAGTGTTATTGTGCTGTACCACTGCGAAGAGCGACCTCAAAATCAATGTGCCGGGTTTTAATCAAAATGCTTTGCCGGTACGCACATTGCCGGCACGTATTGAAAACATTGAAATCAAACACGATGTTGCTTTGCTCAAACTGGCTTTGCCTAAAGCGCCGCCATTTGCATTTTATGCCGGGCAATATATTGATTTGCTGCTTCCCGGTAATATCAGCCGCAGCTATTCAATCGCCAATTCTCCTGATCAAGAAGGCATTTTGGAACTGCATATCCGCAAACGTGAAAACGGCGTATGCTCAGAAATGATTTTTGGTGCAGAGCCTAAAATCAAAGAAAAAGGCATTGTCCGTGTCAAAGGGCCATTGGGTGCATTCACTTTGCAACAAGACAGCAATAAACCGATGATTTTGTTGGCAACGGGTACAGGTTATGCCCCTATTCGCAGTATTTTGCTTGATTTGATTCGTCAGAATAGCGAGCGTCAGGTTCATTTTTACTGGGGGGCACGTCAACAGGCGGATCTGTACGCATTAGAAGAAGTCGAAGCATTAATAGGCCGTCTGAAAAATGCGAAATTTTCGCCGGTTCTTTCTAAGCCTGATTCTGAGTGGAAAGGGGAGAATGGCTATGTGCAAGATGTTGCTGCGCAAAATTATCCTGATTTGGGCCAATATGAAGTTTATGCTTGCGGATCACCAGAGATGACCGAAAGTGCACATGGTTTACTGACTCAAAAATGTGCTTTACCGGAAGATGCCTTTTTCTATGATGCTTTTTCACCGGCATA